One genomic window of Micrococcus flavus includes the following:
- a CDS encoding DUF4307 domain-containing protein, protein MSSTPAHDAHAQENTLANRYGVVHRRASRRPLWLALGAVALAAAVALAVVIGLNVSVGKVQAKDVGYRIHDAGAASVTFQVSVPEGVAAECDLVVMDAQAAPVGFRTVRIDPGPEADPGRDATYTVDVRTVARGVTGVVDGCRAA, encoded by the coding sequence ATGTCCTCGACCCCCGCCCATGATGCGCACGCGCAGGAGAACACCCTAGCCAACCGCTACGGGGTGGTACACCGCCGCGCCTCCCGCCGGCCCCTGTGGCTTGCCCTGGGCGCCGTCGCCCTGGCCGCCGCCGTCGCCCTGGCCGTGGTGATCGGCCTCAACGTGTCGGTGGGCAAGGTCCAGGCCAAGGACGTGGGCTACCGGATCCACGACGCCGGCGCGGCCTCCGTGACCTTCCAGGTGTCGGTCCCCGAGGGGGTCGCCGCCGAGTGCGACCTGGTGGTCATGGACGCCCAGGCCGCGCCCGTGGGCTTCCGCACCGTGCGCATCGACCCCGGCCCGGAGGCGGACCCCGGCCGGGACGCCACGTACACCGTGGACGTGCGCACCGTGGCCCGCGGCGTCACCGGCGTGGTGGACGGCTGCCGGGCCGCGTGA
- a CDS encoding AI-2E family transporter, translating into MSATLAAQTKINKDVPYGLTVAAAWSWRIVAIVIGLGVVWYLSGFVSLVIIPVIVAALLAVLLAPVYRLLLRAKVPAVLAAILCILLLVSVVVGLFWMAGQQIVQGFTELGDQVVTGLQELVNALSGWLAAQGYQLQLDASSLDSMWNTLQQNSSTIMDGVVSFGSTAANVVTGTFIALFTLIFFLYDGDRVWRFLLAFVPRTSRGRVDVAGRSGWEALGSYVRVQIFVAAVDALGIGLGAWLLGVPLAFPIAVLVFLASFIPMVGAVLTGAIAVLIALVTNGPVTALLMLGVVLLVQQIESNILQPLVMGKAVSLHPLAVFLAVATGSVVLGIVGAVFAVPLLAFVNAFIRALRTKDPDEEVVAGEHVYIPSEKALAGARESAKLDPERDPSDIPGEEPGGGGTGGEHTGSTAAGVQP; encoded by the coding sequence ATGAGCGCCACGCTCGCGGCACAGACCAAGATCAACAAGGACGTCCCCTACGGGCTGACCGTCGCCGCCGCCTGGTCCTGGCGGATCGTGGCCATCGTGATCGGCCTCGGGGTGGTCTGGTACCTCTCCGGCTTCGTGAGCCTGGTGATCATCCCCGTGATCGTCGCCGCGCTGCTGGCCGTCCTCCTGGCCCCGGTGTACCGGCTGCTGCTGCGGGCGAAGGTGCCCGCGGTGCTCGCGGCCATCCTCTGCATCCTCCTGCTGGTGTCCGTGGTGGTGGGCCTGTTCTGGATGGCCGGCCAGCAGATCGTGCAGGGCTTCACGGAGCTGGGCGACCAGGTCGTGACGGGTCTGCAGGAGCTGGTGAACGCGCTGAGCGGGTGGCTCGCCGCGCAGGGGTACCAGCTGCAGCTGGACGCCTCCTCGCTGGACTCGATGTGGAACACCCTGCAGCAGAACTCGTCCACCATCATGGACGGCGTGGTCTCGTTCGGATCCACGGCCGCGAACGTGGTCACCGGCACCTTCATCGCCCTGTTCACGCTGATCTTCTTCCTGTACGACGGCGACCGCGTCTGGCGCTTCCTCCTCGCCTTCGTCCCGCGCACCAGCCGCGGGCGCGTGGACGTGGCCGGCCGCTCCGGCTGGGAGGCCCTCGGCTCCTACGTCCGCGTGCAGATCTTCGTGGCCGCGGTGGACGCCCTCGGCATCGGCCTCGGCGCCTGGCTGCTGGGCGTGCCCCTGGCCTTCCCGATCGCCGTGCTCGTGTTCCTGGCCTCGTTCATCCCGATGGTCGGCGCGGTGCTCACCGGCGCCATCGCCGTGCTGATCGCCCTCGTGACCAACGGGCCGGTGACCGCGCTGCTGATGCTCGGCGTCGTGCTCCTGGTCCAGCAGATCGAGTCCAACATCCTCCAGCCCCTGGTGATGGGCAAGGCCGTCTCCCTGCACCCGCTCGCCGTGTTCCTGGCGGTGGCCACCGGATCGGTGGTCCTGGGCATCGTGGGCGCCGTGTTCGCGGTGCCGCTGCTGGCGTTCGTCAACGCCTTCATCCGCGCCCTGCGCACCAAGGACCCGGACGAGGAGGTCGTGGCCGGCGAGCACGTGTACATCCCGAGCGAGAAGGCCCTCGCCGGCGCCCGCGAGTCCGCCAAGCTCGACCCGGAGCGCGACCCGTCCGACATCCCCGGCGAGGAGCCGGGCGGCGGCGGGACCGGCGGTGAGCACACCGGGTCCACGGCCGCGGGGGTGCAGCCGTGA
- the ilvA gene encoding threonine ammonia-lyase translates to MRAAARAGGPDRLPVGLADVEAAQRALEGVAETTPLQLSRALTRELGTPVHLKCENLQRAGSFKVRGAYVRMAQLSAEERARGVVAASAGNHAQGVALAAAKLGIHARIVMPRGVALPKLQATRDHGAEVQLFGSTVDEALAEARHYAERTGAVFIPPFDDPAIVAGQGTVGLEIMDALPEVDTVVVGIGGGGLIAGLAVAVKERARQQGRTVRVVGVQAATAAAYPVSLAEGRVQVLESVSTIADGIAVCRPGDLPFGIVAALVDAVVTVTDDEIAAAMVHLLERSKLVVEPAGAVGVAALLSGRVADLGEELGTTVAVLSGGNIDPMLLLKSIQSGLSAAGRYMTVRIPLPDRAGELATISRIIADTDANVVRVDHTRVGPELSMGGVHITIDMETKGWEHSDAVLTSLREAGYAPLRLT, encoded by the coding sequence ATCCGCGCCGCGGCTCGCGCGGGGGGTCCCGACCGCCTCCCCGTGGGCCTGGCGGACGTGGAGGCCGCGCAGCGCGCCCTCGAAGGCGTGGCGGAGACCACGCCCCTGCAGCTCTCCCGCGCCCTCACCCGGGAGCTGGGCACCCCCGTGCACCTCAAGTGCGAGAACCTGCAGCGCGCCGGATCCTTCAAGGTGCGCGGCGCCTACGTCCGGATGGCGCAGCTGTCCGCGGAGGAGCGCGCCCGCGGCGTGGTGGCCGCCTCCGCGGGCAACCACGCGCAGGGCGTCGCCCTGGCCGCCGCCAAGCTGGGCATCCACGCCCGGATCGTGATGCCGCGGGGCGTCGCCCTGCCCAAGCTCCAGGCCACCCGGGACCACGGGGCGGAGGTGCAGCTGTTCGGCTCCACGGTGGACGAGGCGCTCGCGGAGGCCCGGCACTACGCCGAGCGCACCGGGGCGGTCTTCATCCCCCCGTTCGACGACCCGGCGATCGTGGCCGGCCAGGGCACGGTGGGCCTGGAGATCATGGACGCCCTGCCCGAGGTGGACACCGTGGTGGTGGGCATCGGCGGCGGCGGGCTCATCGCGGGCCTGGCCGTCGCGGTGAAGGAGCGGGCCCGGCAGCAGGGCCGCACCGTCCGCGTGGTGGGCGTGCAGGCGGCCACCGCCGCCGCCTATCCCGTCTCCCTCGCCGAGGGTCGCGTGCAGGTGCTGGAGAGCGTGTCCACCATCGCGGACGGCATCGCCGTCTGCCGGCCCGGAGATCTGCCGTTCGGGATCGTGGCGGCGCTGGTGGACGCCGTCGTGACCGTGACGGACGACGAGATCGCCGCCGCCATGGTGCACCTGCTGGAGCGCTCCAAGCTGGTGGTGGAGCCGGCCGGCGCCGTGGGCGTGGCCGCGCTGCTCTCCGGACGCGTGGCGGACCTGGGGGAGGAGCTCGGCACCACCGTGGCGGTCCTCTCCGGCGGCAACATCGACCCGATGCTGCTGCTCAAGTCCATCCAGTCGGGCCTGTCCGCGGCGGGGAGGTACATGACGGTGCGGATCCCGCTGCCGGACCGCGCCGGCGAGCTGGCCACCATCTCCCGGATCATCGCGGACACGGACGCGAACGTGGTGCGCGTGGACCACACGCGGGTGGGGCCCGAGCTGTCCATGGGCGGCGTCCACATCACCATCGACATGGAGACCAAGGGCTGGGAGCACTCCGACGCCGTGCTCACCTCCCTCCGCGAGGCGGGCTACGCCCCGTTGCGCCTCACCTGA
- a CDS encoding Bax inhibitor-1/YccA family protein, protein MANPVMNSKNFQQQMHAGAPQPGWYQGGGQQTAPGPYGQQQSPYGQQSPYGQAQAFGAGQAAQQAAHQQSMEDAFRAPAAGAGQTGRMTYNDIVGKTALMLVLVVAGGVVGWSSPGLMIIGAIVGLVLGLVNSFKREPSPVLIMAYALAQGLFLGGISAVFDASYPGIVVQAVLGTFSVFAVMLALYTSGKFRPTPRMTKIVLAAMVGYMLFMLLNLVLTWTGVANLREGGLGLVVGAIAVLLAAYSLTLDFEMGAQGVKNGAPQKYSWTVAFGLTVTLIWLYVEILRIIAIFRSND, encoded by the coding sequence GTGGCCAACCCGGTGATGAACTCGAAGAACTTCCAGCAGCAGATGCACGCCGGCGCCCCGCAGCCGGGGTGGTACCAGGGCGGCGGCCAGCAGACCGCCCCCGGCCCGTACGGGCAGCAGCAGAGCCCTTACGGACAGCAGAGCCCCTACGGCCAGGCCCAGGCGTTCGGCGCGGGCCAGGCCGCCCAGCAGGCGGCGCACCAGCAGTCCATGGAGGACGCCTTCCGCGCGCCCGCCGCGGGCGCCGGCCAGACCGGCCGCATGACCTACAACGACATCGTGGGCAAGACCGCCCTGATGCTCGTGCTCGTGGTGGCCGGCGGCGTCGTCGGCTGGTCCTCGCCGGGGCTGATGATCATCGGCGCCATCGTGGGCCTCGTGCTCGGCCTGGTGAACTCCTTCAAGCGGGAGCCCTCGCCGGTGCTCATCATGGCCTACGCCCTGGCGCAGGGCCTGTTCCTCGGCGGCATCTCCGCCGTGTTCGATGCCTCCTACCCGGGCATCGTGGTGCAGGCCGTGCTCGGCACCTTCTCCGTGTTCGCCGTGATGCTGGCGCTCTACACCTCCGGCAAGTTCCGCCCCACCCCGCGCATGACCAAGATCGTCCTGGCGGCCATGGTCGGCTATATGCTCTTCATGCTGCTGAACCTGGTCCTGACCTGGACCGGCGTGGCCAACCTGCGTGAGGGCGGCCTGGGCCTGGTCGTCGGCGCGATCGCCGTGCTCCTCGCCGCCTACTCGCTCACCCTCGACTTCGAGATGGGCGCCCAGGGCGTGAAGAACGGCGCCCCCCAGAAGTACTCCTGGACCGTGGCCTTCGGCCTGACGGTCACCCTCATCTGGCTGTACGTCGAGATCCTGCGCATCATCGCGATCTTCCGCAGCAACGACTGA
- a CDS encoding GOLPH3/VPS74 family protein, with protein sequence MLTAEKLHLVLTAEDGRPLVPTHHSTALAAAALADLRRAGVVALEEDAGVDRARVTVVSAGTTDHPVLDALLPEADALSGKKVAAVVGKGRPRARKPVVAHLTETGELEEHKALLNTRHVPTSPTTRQEILDRLSRALTEGGDPSDEDLLILGVLHHLNVARHLLPQAREQEASRREFTRRLERLTRDDLLVRSVGRAVGLTSATAAATAAQHS encoded by the coding sequence ATGCTCACCGCCGAGAAGCTGCACCTGGTCCTCACCGCCGAGGACGGCCGTCCCCTCGTCCCCACCCACCACAGCACGGCCCTGGCCGCGGCCGCGCTCGCGGACCTGCGCCGGGCCGGCGTCGTGGCCCTCGAGGAGGACGCCGGCGTGGACCGCGCCCGGGTCACGGTCGTGTCCGCGGGCACCACGGACCACCCCGTCCTGGACGCCCTCCTGCCCGAGGCGGACGCGCTCTCCGGGAAGAAGGTCGCCGCGGTCGTGGGCAAGGGCCGCCCCCGGGCCCGCAAGCCCGTGGTCGCGCACCTCACCGAGACCGGCGAGCTCGAGGAGCACAAGGCGCTCCTGAACACCCGTCACGTGCCCACCTCCCCCACCACCCGGCAGGAGATCCTGGACCGGCTCTCCCGCGCGCTGACGGAGGGCGGTGACCCCTCCGACGAGGACCTGCTGATCCTCGGCGTCCTGCACCACCTCAACGTGGCCCGCCACCTGCTGCCCCAGGCCCGCGAGCAGGAGGCCTCCCGCCGCGAGTTCACCCGCCGGCTCGAGCGCCTCACCCGGGACGACCTGCTCGTGCGGTCCGTGGGCCGCGCCGTGGGCCTGACCTCGGCCACGGCGGCCGCCACCGCCGCCCAGCACAGCTGA
- the mca gene encoding mycothiol conjugate amidase Mca produces MAVHAHPDDEASKGAAMMAAYAAAGAEVLVVTCTGGEAGSLLNPSFADLVRAERDITAVRREEMARAAEALGVQQVWLGFLDSGLPEGDPLPALPDHCFAQLPLETAAAPLVALVRRFRPHVLISYDEAGGYPHPDHIQAHHVTLEAWRAAGDAEAYPGTGEPWEIGKLYYDRAFNPEKFRALHEGFVASGQESPFATRMAWYEQAEAMREVLRRREAGEDVPDPKDVPAWIPPHHEVTTQIPVADFLDERDAALRAHATQVDPDGPFFAAPNEMLRSTWPWEDYALIESRVPAPTPEDDLFNGLR; encoded by the coding sequence ATGGCCGTCCATGCGCACCCGGACGACGAGGCCTCGAAGGGCGCCGCCATGATGGCCGCCTACGCCGCGGCCGGGGCCGAGGTCCTGGTGGTCACGTGCACCGGCGGCGAGGCCGGTTCGCTGCTGAACCCGTCCTTCGCCGACCTGGTCCGGGCCGAGCGGGACATCACCGCCGTCCGCCGGGAGGAGATGGCCCGCGCCGCCGAGGCACTGGGCGTGCAGCAGGTGTGGCTGGGCTTCCTGGACTCGGGCCTGCCCGAGGGCGACCCGCTGCCGGCCCTGCCGGACCACTGCTTCGCCCAGCTGCCCCTCGAGACCGCGGCGGCCCCCCTGGTGGCGCTCGTCCGGCGGTTCCGTCCCCACGTGCTCATCTCCTACGACGAGGCCGGCGGCTATCCGCACCCGGACCACATCCAGGCCCACCACGTCACCCTCGAGGCGTGGCGGGCGGCCGGCGACGCCGAGGCCTACCCGGGCACGGGGGAGCCGTGGGAGATCGGCAAGCTGTACTACGACCGCGCCTTCAACCCGGAGAAGTTCCGTGCCCTGCACGAGGGCTTCGTGGCCTCCGGCCAGGAGTCGCCGTTCGCGACGCGGATGGCCTGGTACGAGCAGGCGGAGGCCATGCGGGAGGTCCTCCGCCGCCGCGAGGCCGGGGAGGACGTGCCGGATCCGAAGGACGTTCCCGCCTGGATCCCGCCGCACCACGAGGTGACCACGCAGATCCCCGTGGCCGACTTCCTGGACGAGCGGGACGCGGCCCTGCGCGCGCACGCCACGCAGGTGGACCCGGACGGCCCGTTCTTCGCCGCCCCGAACGAGATGCTGCGCTCCACGTGGCCGTGGGAGGACTACGCGCTGATCGAGTCGCGGGTGCCCGCACCGACCCCCGAGGACGACCTGTTCAACGGACTGCGCTGA
- the greA gene encoding transcription elongation factor GreA, with product MATTPSDAPWLTQEAYDRLSKELEHISGPGRQEIIERIEAARDEGDLKENGGYHAAREEQSKNEGRIAELKQLLETARVGETGTADGTVQPGTVVTAVVAGDEMTFLFGNREIAADGEDLEVYSERSPLGEAINGASKGDTVSYTAPNGKEIEVEVRKVEPYTA from the coding sequence ATGGCCACCACCCCCTCCGACGCCCCCTGGCTGACCCAGGAGGCCTACGACCGCCTCAGCAAGGAGCTCGAGCACATCTCCGGCCCCGGCCGCCAGGAGATCATCGAGCGCATCGAGGCCGCCCGCGACGAGGGCGACCTCAAGGAGAACGGCGGCTACCACGCCGCCCGCGAGGAGCAGTCCAAGAACGAGGGCCGCATCGCCGAGCTCAAGCAGCTCCTGGAGACCGCCCGCGTGGGCGAGACCGGCACCGCGGACGGGACCGTCCAGCCCGGCACCGTGGTCACCGCCGTCGTGGCCGGCGACGAGATGACCTTCCTCTTCGGCAACCGGGAGATCGCCGCCGACGGCGAGGACCTCGAGGTCTACTCCGAGCGCTCCCCGCTCGGCGAGGCCATCAACGGCGCCTCGAAGGGGGACACGGTGTCCTACACCGCCCCCAACGGCAAGGAGATCGAGGTCGAGGTCAGGAAGGTCGAGCCCTACACGGCCTGA
- a CDS encoding aldose 1-epimerase family protein yields MSVPPEASAADAAPRPAGAALPAAEDARFGAPAASGAQFRLARGGAEAMVVGLAGALRTYRVDGVDVTEPYGPDIVPPAGNGIQMSPWPNRVAGGRWSLDGAEQVLDVTEPARGNAIHGLLRNTHLVPEEVSDHAVTLRGEIHPQHGWPFRLTHRVTYALAENGALTVTMSLQNHAAAVAPVAFGAHPFLRIGDVPTEELTLRVAADSWIRTDERLIPVATEPAEGSDHDFRGGRRVGSAALDVGLTSLTPDADGRHRARLVAPDGRTVALWSDPAFTCTHVFVTDRLPGRAVALAVEPLTAPADALNSGTGLHRLAPGETFTARWGITADLRTPSHIDRQESRA; encoded by the coding sequence ATGAGCGTGCCGCCCGAGGCGTCCGCCGCCGACGCCGCTCCCCGCCCCGCCGGCGCCGCCCTCCCGGCCGCCGAGGACGCGCGCTTCGGCGCGCCCGCGGCCTCGGGCGCCCAGTTCCGTCTGGCCCGCGGCGGCGCGGAGGCCATGGTGGTGGGGCTGGCCGGCGCGCTGCGCACCTACCGGGTGGACGGCGTCGACGTCACCGAGCCCTACGGCCCGGACATCGTCCCGCCCGCCGGCAACGGCATCCAGATGAGCCCGTGGCCGAACCGGGTGGCGGGCGGCCGGTGGAGCCTCGACGGCGCCGAGCAGGTGCTCGACGTCACCGAGCCCGCCCGCGGGAACGCGATCCACGGCCTGCTGCGCAACACCCACCTGGTGCCGGAGGAGGTCTCCGACCACGCGGTGACGCTGCGGGGCGAGATCCACCCCCAGCACGGCTGGCCGTTCCGCCTCACCCACCGGGTGACGTACGCCCTCGCGGAGAACGGCGCGCTCACCGTGACCATGTCCCTGCAGAACCACGCCGCCGCCGTCGCCCCGGTGGCCTTCGGGGCGCACCCGTTCCTGCGCATCGGGGACGTGCCCACCGAGGAGCTCACGCTGCGCGTGGCCGCGGACTCCTGGATCCGCACGGACGAGCGCCTCATCCCCGTGGCCACCGAGCCCGCGGAGGGGTCCGATCACGACTTCCGCGGCGGACGTCGGGTGGGCTCCGCCGCCCTGGACGTCGGCCTGACGAGCCTCACCCCGGACGCGGACGGCCGGCACCGGGCGCGGCTCGTCGCCCCGGACGGACGCACCGTGGCACTGTGGAGCGACCCCGCGTTCACGTGCACGCACGTCTTCGTCACCGACCGCCTCCCGGGGCGGGCAGTGGCCCTGGCCGTGGAGCCGCTGACGGCCCCCGCGGACGCCCTCAACTCCGGCACCGGCCTCCACCGTCTCGCCCCGGGGGAGACCTTCACCGCCCGCTGGGGCATCACCGCGGACCTCCGCACCCCCTCCCACATCGACCGACAGGAGAGCCGGGCATGA
- the trhA gene encoding PAQR family membrane homeostasis protein TrhA: MPLSEHAPTNRTGRPMRWRIERVRDPDHPLFKPRLRGWVHAAMTPLVLAAGIVLIVLAPTTPLRWAAVVYTVTGLLLFGVSATYHLVQWNESVSRVLKRLDHTNIMLVIAGTYTPLSLALLPPDKAAVLLTVVWVGALLGVAFRLLWTDAPRWLYTPVYVALGLAAVLYLGDFFAAHLPAAVLICAGGAAYIVGAVFYALKAPTIHREWFGFHELFHVFTVGGFVCHCIAVFMAYLAR, from the coding sequence ATGCCCCTCTCCGAGCACGCGCCGACGAACCGGACCGGACGCCCGATGCGGTGGCGGATCGAACGCGTCCGGGACCCCGACCATCCCCTGTTCAAGCCGCGGCTGCGCGGCTGGGTGCACGCCGCCATGACGCCGCTGGTGCTCGCGGCGGGGATCGTGCTGATCGTGCTGGCGCCCACCACCCCGCTGCGCTGGGCCGCCGTGGTGTACACCGTGACGGGCCTGCTGCTGTTCGGCGTCTCGGCCACCTACCACCTGGTGCAGTGGAACGAGTCCGTCTCCCGGGTGCTCAAGCGCCTGGACCACACCAACATCATGCTGGTGATCGCGGGCACCTACACCCCGCTCTCCCTGGCCCTGCTGCCCCCGGACAAGGCCGCCGTGCTGCTCACCGTGGTGTGGGTGGGGGCACTGCTCGGCGTCGCGTTCCGGCTGCTGTGGACCGACGCCCCGCGGTGGCTCTACACGCCCGTCTACGTGGCCCTGGGCCTGGCCGCCGTCCTGTACCTGGGCGACTTCTTCGCCGCGCACCTGCCGGCGGCGGTGCTGATCTGCGCCGGCGGCGCCGCGTACATCGTGGGCGCCGTGTTCTACGCCCTCAAGGCCCCCACGATCCACCGCGAGTGGTTCGGCTTCCACGAGCTCTTCCACGTGTTCACCGTGGGCGGCTTCGTGTGCCACTGCATCGCGGTCTTCATGGCCTACCTGGCCCGCTGA
- a CDS encoding rhomboid family intramembrane serine protease: protein MSLTPSHRQTGLTAGRPRPMETLTDRAGRGLLRAVAPTALLLALMWAMFLVTLVAGRPLIDGLGLIPRSTAGVDGILFSPVLHGGWRHLIGNTTALLVLGPTAALVSRRPLALLAAAWLLSGAFSWLIGTPGVHIGASGIVYALTAFLLVYGIVARRVLAVAVSLVVAVTYLGSSLIGLLPQPGVSWTGHLAGAVAGVLLALVWGRADRAERRRRPLEV from the coding sequence ATGTCCCTGACCCCGTCTCACCGGCAGACCGGCCTCACCGCGGGCCGACCCCGCCCCATGGAGACCCTCACGGACCGGGCTGGCCGCGGGCTGCTGCGGGCCGTGGCCCCCACCGCGCTCCTGCTGGCGCTCATGTGGGCCATGTTCCTGGTGACCCTCGTGGCCGGCCGCCCCCTGATCGACGGGCTGGGCCTGATCCCCCGCAGCACCGCGGGCGTGGACGGGATCCTGTTCTCCCCGGTGCTGCACGGGGGCTGGCGGCACCTGATCGGCAACACCACCGCCCTGCTGGTGCTGGGCCCGACGGCGGCGCTCGTCTCCCGGCGCCCCCTCGCCCTGCTCGCGGCCGCGTGGCTGCTCTCCGGGGCGTTCTCGTGGCTGATCGGCACGCCCGGGGTGCACATCGGCGCCTCGGGGATCGTCTACGCGCTCACCGCGTTCCTGCTGGTCTACGGGATCGTGGCCCGGCGTGTGCTCGCGGTGGCCGTCTCCCTGGTGGTCGCCGTGACCTACCTGGGCTCGTCCCTGATCGGCCTGCTCCCTCAGCCCGGCGTCTCCTGGACCGGCCATCTGGCCGGGGCCGTGGCCGGCGTGCTGCTGGCCCTGGTGTGGGGGCGGGCGGACCGGGCCGAGCGTCGGCGTCGTCCGCTGGAGGTCTGA
- a CDS encoding isoprenyl transferase encodes MRRPEAFYRLYERRLARGLDPERLPHHVGVLVDGNRRWARAFGATTEEGHRAGAERILDFIGWCDEVGVPVVTLYMLSTENLARPAAELAPLLEIIMTTAERLAEPREDRAPVRVQPVGAVDLLPPRMARCLRDVAEQTKDNTGVHVNVAVGYGGRREIVDAVRELLREADAAGTSAGDVADALTVDAISDRLYTRGQPDPDLVIRTSGEQRLSGFLTWQSAYSEFYFCEAMWPAFRRTDFLRALRDYGRRQRRFGA; translated from the coding sequence GTGCGTCGACCCGAGGCGTTCTACCGCCTGTACGAGCGTCGGCTCGCGCGTGGCCTGGACCCCGAGCGCCTCCCGCACCACGTGGGCGTGCTGGTGGACGGCAACCGCCGCTGGGCGCGCGCGTTCGGCGCCACCACGGAGGAGGGCCACCGGGCCGGCGCGGAGCGCATCCTGGACTTCATCGGCTGGTGCGACGAGGTGGGTGTGCCCGTGGTCACGCTCTACATGCTCTCCACGGAGAACTTGGCCCGGCCCGCAGCCGAGCTCGCCCCGCTGCTCGAGATCATCATGACCACGGCCGAGCGCCTCGCCGAGCCGCGCGAGGACCGGGCGCCGGTGCGCGTGCAGCCGGTGGGCGCCGTCGACCTCCTGCCCCCGCGCATGGCGCGCTGTCTGCGGGACGTGGCCGAGCAGACGAAGGACAACACCGGCGTCCACGTGAACGTGGCCGTGGGGTACGGGGGCCGGCGGGAGATCGTGGACGCGGTCCGGGAGCTGCTGCGCGAGGCGGACGCCGCCGGCACGAGCGCCGGGGACGTGGCGGACGCCCTCACCGTGGACGCGATCTCGGACCGGCTCTACACCCGCGGCCAGCCCGATCCCGACCTCGTGATCCGGACCTCCGGGGAGCAGCGGCTGTCCGGGTTCCTCACGTGGCAGTCCGCGTACTCCGAGTTCTACTTCTGCGAGGCCATGTGGCCGGCCTTCCGCCGCACGGACTTCCTCCGCGCCCTGCGGGACTACGGGCGGCGTCAGCGCCGCTTCGGCGCCTGA
- a CDS encoding prepilin peptidase, with product MTWWGWAWEAGAWPTLVLWGAGLVWFAGCAAVLVRTDLWEHRLPNRWTLRLWAGGLATMGGGAVLGGRWEVVASVLLGGLGYAAAMLALHLLSRGGLGMGDVKLAGGLGSYTGVVGFDAVVAAGVLAVLLGGLTALVMLVLRRATRATALPFGPAMVLGAMGALVLP from the coding sequence ATGACGTGGTGGGGGTGGGCCTGGGAAGCCGGAGCGTGGCCGACGCTTGTGCTGTGGGGAGCCGGGCTGGTGTGGTTCGCCGGGTGCGCGGCCGTGCTGGTGCGGACGGACCTGTGGGAGCACCGGCTGCCGAACCGGTGGACGCTGCGCCTGTGGGCCGGCGGCCTGGCGACCATGGGCGGGGGAGCGGTGCTGGGCGGCCGGTGGGAGGTGGTCGCCTCGGTGTTGCTCGGAGGTCTGGGATACGCAGCGGCCATGCTGGCTCTCCACCTGCTCAGCCGCGGGGGCCTGGGCATGGGGGACGTGAAGCTCGCCGGCGGCCTGGGCTCCTACACGGGCGTGGTCGGGTTCGACGCCGTGGTGGCCGCCGGCGTGCTGGCGGTCCTGCTGGGCGGGCTGACCGCCCTGGTGATGCTGGTGCTCCGACGGGCCACGCGGGCGACCGCCCTGCCTTTCGGCCCGGCGATGGTGCTCGGAGCGATGGGTGCGCTCGTGCTCCCATGA